From a region of the Planifilum fimeticola genome:
- the asnB gene encoding asparagine synthase (glutamine-hydrolyzing): MCGFVALLHKKQVPVEIETVKKMTRVVLHRGPDSEGFHLDKRVGLGFRRLSIIDLEKGEQPLCNETGEIWIVFNGEIYNYQELRDWLEQKGHRFKTDSDTETILHLYEEMGMDCPRFLRGMFGFVIWDGQKDLLFGARDHFGIKPVYWTETSEAYAFGSEIKSLLELDGVPREVNPVSFHRYLTFQYVPDPDTMFQGIHKIPPAHRFLVEKDKLTVAPYWTAQFLPERDHTISYHVEKTKEALAESVAKHRGSDVPRGAFLSSGVDSSAIAALLSRHEEVKTFTVGFDVGGYSELEIARRTASKLGTDHHELLVSSRRYLEELPRLVWHQDEPVADPSAIALYFVAQLASRHVTVVLSGEGADEFFGGYNIYREPEALRMFSRIPRSLRGELGKMAARLPRGMKGRGFLLRGSKTVEERYFGNAFIFDEDLKERIVADSTALKDHHPWEVTWPIYSRVDAMDDVTKMQYLDIHTWLCGNILMKADKMTMANSLELRVPFIDCKVFEVASRIPAEYKIRDGTTKWVLREAMKDVLPEEIHSRKKLGFPVPIRHWLRKEFYAWAREKLAGGRVDHWINKAEAARLLEMHKDGRFDYSRQIWTLLIFILWHEIYIERSVRFHPHVGPHVFERRQKNLRTKTG, from the coding sequence ATGTGCGGATTTGTTGCCTTGCTTCATAAGAAACAAGTGCCTGTCGAAATCGAAACCGTCAAAAAAATGACGAGGGTTGTCCTCCATCGGGGACCGGACAGCGAGGGCTTTCATCTGGATAAACGGGTCGGTCTGGGATTTCGACGGTTGAGCATCATCGATCTGGAAAAGGGAGAACAGCCCCTGTGCAACGAAACCGGGGAGATTTGGATCGTTTTCAACGGGGAGATCTACAATTATCAGGAGCTGCGGGATTGGCTGGAGCAAAAGGGACACCGGTTCAAAACGGATTCGGACACGGAAACGATCCTCCACCTTTACGAAGAGATGGGCATGGATTGTCCGCGGTTTCTGAGAGGGATGTTCGGATTTGTCATCTGGGACGGACAAAAGGATCTGCTGTTCGGGGCCAGGGATCATTTCGGGATCAAGCCGGTTTATTGGACGGAGACCTCCGAGGCCTATGCCTTCGGTTCGGAGATCAAGTCGCTGTTGGAGCTCGACGGGGTTCCCCGGGAGGTGAATCCGGTCTCCTTCCATCGCTACCTCACTTTCCAGTATGTTCCCGACCCGGACACGATGTTTCAAGGGATACACAAGATTCCCCCCGCCCATCGATTCCTGGTGGAAAAGGACAAGTTGACCGTCGCTCCCTATTGGACCGCGCAGTTTCTACCGGAACGGGATCACACCATTTCCTACCATGTCGAAAAGACGAAGGAGGCATTGGCGGAGTCCGTCGCCAAACACCGGGGCAGCGACGTGCCGCGGGGGGCCTTCTTGTCCAGCGGCGTGGATTCCTCCGCGATCGCCGCCCTTCTGAGCAGGCATGAAGAGGTGAAAACCTTCACCGTCGGGTTTGACGTGGGCGGATACAGCGAGCTGGAAATCGCCCGCCGGACCGCCTCCAAACTGGGGACGGATCACCATGAATTGTTGGTGAGCTCCCGTCGGTATTTGGAGGAACTTCCCCGCCTCGTCTGGCATCAGGACGAACCCGTGGCCGATCCCTCGGCCATCGCTCTGTACTTCGTCGCCCAGCTGGCCAGCCGCCATGTGACGGTGGTTCTCTCCGGGGAAGGGGCGGATGAATTTTTCGGGGGATACAACATCTACCGGGAGCCGGAGGCGCTCCGGATGTTTTCCCGCATCCCCCGCTCCCTCCGCGGGGAGCTGGGGAAGATGGCCGCCCGCCTGCCGCGGGGCATGAAGGGGCGCGGCTTTCTTCTTCGCGGTTCCAAAACGGTGGAGGAGCGGTATTTCGGCAACGCCTTCATTTTCGACGAAGATCTGAAAGAAAGAATCGTTGCGGATTCCACCGCCCTCAAGGATCACCATCCCTGGGAAGTGACGTGGCCCATTTATTCTCGGGTGGACGCCATGGATGACGTGACGAAGATGCAGTATTTGGACATCCACACCTGGCTGTGCGGAAACATCCTGATGAAGGCGGACAAGATGACGATGGCCAATTCCCTGGAGCTGCGGGTGCCGTTCATCGATTGCAAGGTATTTGAAGTCGCTTCGCGAATTCCCGCGGAATACAAAATCAGGGACGGAACGACCAAGTGGGTGTTGAGGGAAGCGATGAAGGATGTTCTCCCCGAGGAGATCCACTCCCGCAAAAAGCTGGGCTTTCCGGTGCCCATCCGCCACTGGTTGAGGAAGGAGTTTTACGCCTGGGCGAGGGAAAAGCTGGCGGGCGGCCGCGTGGATCATTGGATCAACAAGGCGGAGGCCGCCCGCCTGCTGGAGATGCACAAGGACGGCCGGTTCGACTACAGCAGGCAGATCTGGACGCTGTTGATCTTCATTCTGTGGCATGAGATCTACATCGAGCGGTCCGTTCGGTTTCATCCCCATGTCGGTCCTCATGTGTTTGAACGTCGTCAGAAAAACCTTCGGACCAAGACGGGTTGA
- a CDS encoding PaaI family thioesterase yields the protein MSRDSGNASTLIDLLGIEPVELSPDRVVMKMPVDSRHHQPYGLLHGGASVVLAETAASYGAYLNCDPEKEYVVGLEINANHVRSKRDGTVTAEATPLHKGRSTMVWDIRICDEAGRLICISRCTVAVVPRSSGGEGKD from the coding sequence ATGAGTCGGGACTCAGGCAATGCGAGCACTTTGATCGATTTGTTGGGAATCGAACCGGTGGAGCTTTCGCCGGATCGGGTGGTGATGAAGATGCCCGTCGATTCCCGCCATCATCAGCCCTACGGCCTTCTCCACGGGGGAGCGTCGGTGGTTCTGGCCGAAACGGCGGCCAGCTACGGAGCCTATCTGAACTGTGATCCGGAGAAGGAGTATGTGGTCGGACTGGAGATCAACGCCAATCATGTCCGTTCCAAGCGGGACGGAACCGTGACCGCCGAGGCGACGCCCCTTCACAAGGGTCGGTCGACGATGGTGTGGGATATCCGGATCTGCGATGAGGCGGGAAGGCTGATCTGCATTTCCCGCTGCACCGTGGCGGTCGTGCCGAGATCGTCCGGCGGAGAAGGAAAGGATTAG
- a CDS encoding nucleoside deaminase: protein MDHRHWLKQAVNMASENVRSGRGGPFAAIIVKNGEVIGRGVNEVTALRDPTAHAEIQAIRQACRRLQASGLDGTIMYASGEPCPMCTAAIYWTGIEAVYVACSTRELLQAGYPDGLAHYHEDIRKPPEERSIPFHTVPVEGYLEPFRIWKELAGSE from the coding sequence ATGGATCATCGCCACTGGTTGAAACAGGCGGTCAACATGGCCTCCGAAAACGTCCGCAGCGGCCGCGGCGGCCCCTTCGCCGCCATCATCGTGAAGAACGGGGAGGTGATCGGCCGGGGCGTCAACGAGGTGACCGCGTTGAGGGATCCCACCGCCCACGCGGAGATCCAGGCCATTCGGCAAGCGTGCCGCCGTTTGCAGGCGAGCGGGCTCGACGGGACGATCATGTACGCCAGCGGCGAACCTTGTCCCATGTGCACCGCCGCCATCTACTGGACGGGGATCGAAGCCGTCTATGTGGCCTGTTCCACGCGGGAATTGCTGCAGGCCGGTTATCCCGACGGCCTCGCGCACTATCATGAAGACATCCGGAAACCGCCCGAAGAACGCTCCATTCCCTTTCATACCGTCCCTGTCGAAGGGTATCTGGAACCTTTCCGGATTTGGAAAGAGCTCGCCGGCTCCGAATGA
- a CDS encoding SRPBCC family protein, whose translation MENQRKLPAIRQTVLLNAPIDRVWKAVSTSEGIAAWFMPNDFQPEVGSTFTLQTPFGPLPCEVLELDPPHRLVFSWDTSGWRVTFELKERGGQTEFTLVHDGWGAPEEIIPKGRDTNAAIRDRMDHGWKEIVQVRLRNYVEG comes from the coding sequence ATGGAAAATCAACGCAAATTGCCGGCGATTCGCCAGACCGTGCTCTTAAACGCCCCCATTGATCGGGTATGGAAAGCCGTTTCCACTTCGGAGGGCATCGCCGCCTGGTTCATGCCCAATGATTTTCAACCGGAAGTGGGCAGCACCTTCACATTGCAGACGCCCTTCGGCCCGTTGCCGTGCGAGGTGTTGGAGTTGGATCCGCCACATCGGCTGGTCTTCTCCTGGGATACGTCCGGGTGGCGCGTCACCTTTGAATTGAAGGAACGGGGAGGGCAGACGGAGTTTACCCTTGTCCATGACGGGTGGGGTGCCCCGGAAGAGATCATTCCGAAAGGGCGGGACACGAATGCGGCCATCCGCGATCGGATGGACCATGGTTGGAAGGAGATCGTGCAGGTTCGTCTGCGCAACTACGTGGAAGGGTAA
- a CDS encoding ArsR/SmtB family transcription factor gives MTTSTKHDVFQAIADPTRRQILKLLAEQEMPVTRIAGHFPVSRTAVSKHLRVLSEAGLVTERKEGREKRYRLRSEPLLELKEWLSYFEGFWEDRLARLKDMVESDGD, from the coding sequence ATGACCACTTCCACCAAGCACGATGTGTTTCAGGCGATCGCCGACCCCACCCGGCGGCAGATCCTGAAACTGCTGGCGGAACAGGAGATGCCCGTCACCAGGATTGCCGGTCACTTCCCCGTGAGCCGCACGGCCGTATCCAAACACCTGCGCGTTTTGTCGGAGGCGGGATTGGTCACGGAAAGAAAAGAGGGGCGGGAAAAACGGTACCGCCTTCGATCGGAGCCCCTTCTGGAACTGAAGGAGTGGCTCTCCTATTTCGAAGGGTTCTGGGAGGACCGACTGGCCCGGCTGAAGGACATGGTCGAATCCGACGGGGATTAA
- a CDS encoding TrmH family RNA methyltransferase codes for MRPSARETARSEEFIQRLIHTGLLREEERWISDMILPERLMRLHRVLNQRTRYISVLLEAIDDGHNQAAVLRTADAFGVQNISVVEGDKPFHPNKKITQGSHKWLTIKKHPDLRSAVGELRSEGYQICVTYLGGDAVPIGEIDLSRPTVLLFGNEHRGISEEAAELADQKFYIPMVGFVQSFNISVAAALTLQEVTKRARETAGDRYFLTGEEKRELFLEWIMQTLRPPLRERVRKTLEETKRSSGDQGKGIPLSV; via the coding sequence TTGCGACCGTCTGCGCGGGAAACCGCAAGATCTGAGGAGTTTATTCAAAGGCTGATTCATACCGGTCTGCTTAGGGAAGAAGAGCGTTGGATCTCGGATATGATCCTGCCCGAACGCTTGATGCGCCTGCATCGGGTGTTGAATCAACGGACCCGATACATTTCCGTTTTGCTCGAAGCGATCGATGACGGACACAACCAGGCAGCCGTTCTGCGGACGGCGGATGCCTTCGGGGTGCAGAACATCTCCGTCGTCGAGGGGGACAAACCCTTTCACCCCAACAAAAAGATCACCCAAGGATCCCATAAATGGCTGACGATCAAAAAGCACCCGGACCTTCGGAGCGCGGTTGGGGAGCTGAGGTCGGAGGGATACCAGATCTGCGTCACATACCTCGGGGGCGATGCGGTCCCGATCGGGGAAATCGACCTCTCCAGGCCTACCGTGTTGCTTTTCGGCAACGAGCACCGGGGAATCTCGGAGGAAGCGGCCGAACTGGCGGATCAGAAATTTTACATCCCCATGGTGGGCTTCGTGCAAAGTTTCAACATTTCCGTGGCGGCCGCCCTCACCCTGCAGGAAGTGACGAAACGGGCCCGCGAAACGGCCGGGGATCGCTATTTTCTGACCGGCGAAGAAAAGCGGGAGCTGTTTCTGGAATGGATCATGCAGACCCTGCGGCCCCCCCTCAGGGAAAGGGTGCGAAAGACCCTGGAGGAAACCAAGCGCTCCTCCGGCGACCAGGGAAAGGGCATTCCCTTGTCCGTCTAA